The sequence below is a genomic window from Pseudorasbora parva isolate DD20220531a chromosome 4, ASM2467924v1, whole genome shotgun sequence.
TACACACTGCATGCATGACCTCAGCATGAAAGTGTTTTTCTCAGCAGACTAACGATATAAGCATGAGCTTATGCTCAGAATCATGAAATAATTACAGAGCATTCCAGGTTACAGTCAAATTAAGCACTATAGCACATTACCACAAAAAGAGTGTTGACATTAATGCAATTACAGTGATCTTTTCCCTAAAGACTTCAACTGTTAGACCAAAATGCATGTCAATGCATGAACATATTCTACATGTCTGTGCTAGTGGACTGACTGTCACTGGTACCTTCCACAGCTTAACTTGATTTAACAGTATGTTTGTAAATAATGCTTTTATTGTGTCTCTGAGGAAAACTACACGACCCATTTCTGAAATTATCAAAAATCTGTTAACATGGCTCAGTGACAGGAATAGGTCGGATTGTTGTTCTTtgctttttacattaaaataggCACACTGGTTTCCCTTTGATTAAGAATCTCCGATCTCGCCGTCTATTGCTGTAACTGATTTGATGACCACTTATTATTCCCATTTAGTCAAACTAGtgcaataatatattaaagttgAGCAAAGTCCCTGATTACTCCAATTCTGACAATCCCAACATGTCTTGCCACCAGtgactgtttttttatttaattattattatcattatattttgattagaaaacCAGAGGCAGGTGACAAGTAAACAGCATATAGTCACAAGATGGAAAAAACCTGAGCACGTTAATGCACTTTAAATGCCAATTAGACTGGCTTGTTAGGAAATACACCTACAAAAAGAGTCCTGAGAGAGATAAATCCCAAACTGTGCATGTCCAACTAATGCTTCTGGTAAATAACTGGATGTGAAAAAGAGAGTTTTCCTGTGTAAAAAGGTTACTTGTAAACTCAACCCTAAGTCTATATCCTACACCTGCGATATTTACAGAGAAAAGCTGAAGATGCTTCCCTTGTACCTTTCAAGCAGTGAAGTACATCTCTTTGGTGAGCATGGAGACAATGCAGGGGATTTGTTTCTTAGCGTCAAAGTCGGGCATGTTGGAGGTTGACTCAAAGTCGAGCGCCACTTTATGGTTGACCCTGGTCATGATCTGCAGGAGCTCAAGTTCTTTGCCATACTTTGCTATCATTTCACAGAGAGACTGAATGAACCACGAACCGGTCATGGTGTTTCTCCAGGAGTAGTAACCTGACAGAGGAAAGAAATCCATTAGGAAACATCCCATGTATgtaaattagggctgtcaaaatgaacAAGTGCTACATTATATAATCATGTCATATTCATGCTTTAGCTTTTAAACTATTCAAGCGCAACAAGACACAAACTTAGTACAGTGCACAGAAAGCCACGTCAGGCAGCACGGCGGCCACATTGTGTTCTCTTTCACGcttgaatgaacaaaaaaataaaaatacaattaaaatactAGTTGTCAAATATCCTCGTAAGCACAGTCTTAAATGAATGTAAAGAAAATGTGATGTGTGTCAGATCTGTGTCGTGtggcaggtcttaaagtgacagcagcctaataaacctgctgctgtctgtcatataacttgtgtagctttaataacaaaataatctacatttcatttataatttatgcagaGAAAACTGAAGTGCTTGAAGTGATAACTATTAGATTTCCATAGCTTATAGGCTTATCTATCAGATCTATTAGatacaatttttaaaatatactgtatttatgttgtgtctacattaatttagagattgaatatgaaataactacaatataaaaattacaaaaaacttGTTAGGTGCGATTAAAtcacaaataatatatatatatatatttaattgatttttaattaattaatttagagGTACCAATACTTTATATGCCTATTTGTTATTTCATTCATTAATCAGCATTAATTCTATTAAAATTTCttaaaataataagaaatgtcagTACGTTCACTCGTAGTGAAGTTCTTTTAAGCTTTGGAATTTTCTCTTAAgttcaccaaagctgcatttatggaacaaaaatacagataaaaataatattgtgaaagattaatattatgttaaaataacaGTATTATTTTTCCATGTTAAACTGTATGCCATCGGATGCAAAGcttattttcagcatcattactccagtcttcaatgccACATAatgcttcagaaatcattctaatatgctaatttggtaGTGTACGTTCATTATGTTTGGGAATATTTCATCGGATACTGACaggaaatgtttgtgtgctttgTGCGTCTGCACCTGGTACTGTAGAGTACGCATAGAGGAAGTCTGCCTCCACAGGGATCCTCACTGGACGATCTGAGGAGGGGTGGTCAGTCTCCACACCTGGATCCAGATCCGTACCTCTACAAGCCTAGATAATCAAGAGTGAAAAACAAACACTCTGAGCCAGCTCATTGTAAACAAACCCAGGATTaacgcacacatacacaaaagATGACAGCAGAGATTCAGGATGTACCTGTATGAAAAAAAGTTTAGGCTTTCCCACTAGCGATGGGCAGCGGTCTCCTCTGAACAGGCTAGTTAGGGACTTTAGCTCCACAGATTTATCAGTGCCAAAAAACACCCCGTCATCTCCATGACtgagcagcacacacacaaacgaagCACAGCGACTGTGGTCGTCACGGGAAACTGAGAGAACAACAAACCACCATGTTACAATTGGTTACaattaaaatggtttaaaatgtataattatcaATGAACATTTGGGTATTGGAAGCTGATTCAAATAAATTTGATTATTTTCCAGTTATAACATCATCAGGCCTTTTAAATAATGGCCTAACGTCAGTAACAAGAAAACTTGGGGTTAAGATTAATCTACTGATATTGAGGCACAGGAAATAAGAATTAATTTTGGTTTGTGCAGACTGAGTGTAATATGAATACACCATACCTGCGGTTAAAACCTGTGTAATCTGCATTACAGTCTGGTCATTGTAAACTTTCACAGTGTATCCAAGCTTTCGAAACACATTCATTGCGTTTCCTGCATCTACATCAGTGCCATTGCGTTGGTTCATGCCTGTAGGAGGTGAAGAACAGGTAACCATCACTATATTACATATAGCAGATAAAAACACAAATTGCATACAAAGGTTTAAGAGGCACCAAATATTCATAACTTATTGATAATTGACAATAGTGATTCACAGTATGGCCATCAATAGATCAAAAATGAATAATCATAATTAAGTCAAATATCTAACTAAATATACAACAGTGCTTTTTACAGTATTTCTTTATTACTTTCCCCATAGGGATTATAAAATAGTCTTTGGCTTGGTTCATGGCTTATAACACTAACAATTAGCGACGAGTTGAGTCACAACTCTacacattttgatttattgaaCAAGCTGAAATAATGCGGGATGACGACTTCAACAGAAGGAAATACCATGGATTAACAACCCCATAATCATCTGTTGCACTCTACTGTGATTGAAGTACTGCATGCAGTGTGGGCcatctctgcttgcagtgcaaaGGTAAATGAAGAACTGGTCCTTTGACTTAGTACAATCAGTGTTCTCTTTACTCAAGAGAATGCACATactctatatactgtacatcAGTACCTCCAGGATTTCGTGAATATGTGAAAAATGtggcacttttaaaaaaaaattaggatTTACCATATTATGTActatgttagatgcacaataaTTCATACACAATAGAACAAACTGTTTTTGGTATCTTACTGAATAAAGGCTAGTCCAATGGTATATTATGTAGCTTTAATAGCATGATCACCTAAGGTGGGAAATATGACTGGGGAAAGTAAATCACATCAATTAACAATTGCCTAATATAAGCCAAAAGTTTATTAATCAAGTCaacagtcagtaataaaataagaactaataaaaaaaatgataggaggacaaataaatacaacacaaTGATACAGATACAAACAGGGCTTTATGTTTAAGTGcactattgtttgttttttccagttgttgttgtttgatgGTGTAGTAGGCTACATTAGGTCGCTTTCACTTTAAATCCCTACTACAGTAATGCACGGAACCAATACTGTCACATGTCCCAAACTTATTTCACTCAATACATAACCGCCAAGACGGACATTTAGGCATAATTATGTGTGATTTTGATTGTTCAAAGGCATAagcaatataaataaaacacatttctgTATACTCGCGAGTGCTGACAGCCGTCAAACGTGCACAGAATCCTTAGCCAGTCTGTGTGTCAGTGCGTCACATCACTCCGTGTGTCTGTAGCGAATTGAGTTTGTGGTATACAGCACTTTTATTTACTCTTGTTTTGTGTTATCGGAcatatacttttatttggtcattcattcaTCTTGAGTAATCAGTTCAGATTCAAAAAGATTCACTTTTGCTTTCACAAAGACCACACACTGCACATTAGTGATggagtcgactccaaaagaGTCGATTCCTCGACTCTTTATAGCCCCAGAGTTGGGGTCGACTCCAGTACAGGAATCGACTCTCGGCGTCGACTCTAATGCTGTGTCCAAAATCGCTCTTCTgattgtttactgaatctcTCATCTAAAGTGCATGGCATCTGAGTGCACTATAagcaaggagtgaatgaaatgaAGCGAGTCACAAGGTACACTGATGTAATACACCGCGTCAGAGAGCTGTCTCAGAAACTTtgtcacacacatttatttgactGCTTATTTTAGAAATAGAAAACAATCACAGCGACTTTAGTTTGTAATTATATGCTTCCTCCATGCTAGCCTTAGTTTAATTGATGGTATATATTATTGCAATGAATATAGATTTGGTTTACCATGGTTAACCATGTGTTCATTAAAACTaaccataaatcataaaaatatgacATCAAGAAGAAATGCATCAATAgtgtgcatttattttatgtatagtATCTTTAACTCACCTTTTAAGACAATGATATAGGTTTTTTGTGACTTTTCCTATGTAAAATTATGTATCATTATTGGCAATAGATACAGAAACGTTGATAGCCACAAAAGTCATCGCTAAGCTGAACCAATTTAGACGGCCACGCTAAAAGTGTGCGGTTTTAATAATAGGATTGTAGGACTTTGTGTCAGGGGAAATAATTTAAGTATCTCAACAGCAATTTTGTCTGATTTCTAACCCTGTTTTGATGTAAAGTAAATGGAGTCGGTTCCATGGACTTCCCAAAGTGGGAGTCGGGAATcggagtcgactccaaaaaaCCTGGAATCGAACACCTCTACTGCACATGCACCACAACGTCTGTACCCTCATAAAAACAAAGCCTTacagctttaaataaaatagaGATAGTTCAATTAGAtaccatttattttttgtgatttaaaatattttttttgtgattattttacTGTGAAATGACAAAATATGCAGGATCGCAAAAAATGCAGCATTTTGCTGATTTTGCGTTGTATTCAGAGATCGCGGAATTGCTAAAAACTGAAGGGACTGATACATGTAAAGGCTAATAATTGAAGAGCGAAGAAGAATGGCTTttttagggctgtgcgatattaatgaaaaatgtgatatgcaataccttgttaatagaatattcgatatgcgatacaAAATTGCGTATTACACACaaaagtgtgtaaaatctatttaaattatataaaaaatatgcgtgcgtttcacattctttctgggaaaagaatgcattgctacaacttctgaaattgaccagcagtgttttagcaaaaatgtaatataatctcAAATCTggcaatataattttaacatcaatgtaaacaaacaaaaaatgtaatgcaaatatttaaataccttGGTAATAGTTTTATCAACCTAAAACTTAACATCAAGAACATCCAGGAAAACAAAGACTTCTGAAGTAGGGGTGGACAAgtctttttgttattttaatttatctttaaattaaaaacagtAGTCTTCCCATGAATTGAATATACACTGATACATAATAAAGCTACAAAGGTTATTCAgccaagagcagtgagtgattttctctaatgcatttgttgtttgacagacagcagcaggtttactgtattagcaggctgtcactttaagacctaatataCGGATCCTATTGACACGTATTCAGTTTCCTCCCCCGATTGATATCGTtagcaagtcacataagtaactGTCATGTGCCctgtctattctctgctataagCGTCGACCTAAAACTgacaagttgtttttttttttcttcctttttttgaaTAGTAGTGTTTTGGAAATACAAGGTTTCCACCTGATAGCAcaaaaactaaaacttaaaaatatctataaaaagttctataatattttatttattttgtttaatgcatGTATAGGCCATAACATTCACATTCATATCAGCCATAATTTTGATATAGAAAATAAAGAGCTAAATTGGTTCACGATTCACTGGAACAATAAAAAGGACGGATAAAAAGGTGCATGCGTTTCAACAATAGAGTTTGATGAGTATTTAAATTGACaactttcacaaaaacaagatGACGGACACGACAAAACAAGCGTTACCTGTCCTAGGATCAAAGTTCTTGTTGTTGATGATGACACAGTGCCCAATGCTGGGGTAGTTCAAGCTGTATTTGAAGACATGTGACTGAGGCTTAGCATCCACCTGCATGGGCTGCAGTCCAGATGCCCCCTCTGAACCAGCACTGGACACAGATACAATGTAGTTAATAAAATCTATATGCAGATTGGCacagatttatattatttatttagccaGTTATGTCCATGGAAATTACttgattaaaatttaaaataataacaaataaataaataataaataaagcaaTAAACTTTAAAGACAACCCACCACGTTATTAGGTCTAAATTTAAACACCATGGAAACAGAAAAAAGCAAGCAAGTATTCAAGCGAATTCAATAGGCTACTGTTTTTGAACTGTCAGTCACTTCTGAAAGCTGCATAGCAACAGTCATCAACATCATCTTACTCTGTTGAAGCCTCGCGCCGCGCGTCTACACagtctccgttcatcttcaaacGTTTAAAGGTTGTTCTTTCAGATAAAAACCACAAGGATTAGCTGTTATAAGTGTAACTGGAGGCGTAACGTTACAGCGCGTTACCGGGCTCTCAGCAGAATGAGCAATGCACCAGCGTGCCAATTCTATTTTCTTTGTTGTTTGTTGACTCGCACGACCAGCCAATGAGAAGctgtgaagaagaaaaaagggaaagaaaacacaaacaaataagACTTGGGACAGTGTAACGTTAGCCTAATTTATTGAACAATTTATAAatgtagcgtctgcaatatcacCTAGAAAAGTCAAATACAGTAACGTTCCATAATGGCTGTGTGTCAAAACATACGTTAGCGAGATGTCTTCCTAGACAGCGAGTTTGAAGTGTTCCAAAATATAAGTTCACAAACAAGTGCTCAACAACGCGGTCAATGCGAAGGTTAAGCACAGCCATTGTAAAGAAGGTCAAGTTCCGCTTGCCCTGCTAATGCATTGAAAAAATACATTCGAGAAAGTATACATTATAGCAAAGAATGAATGCCTATAAAATGaactaacgttactgtagtgcaCACGTAAATCTACGATTTTAATGGAGTGTACTATTTAATATACTAActtgtaataatattaaaacTATACATCCGTACGCATGGCGTTTCTTTGTCTGCTTTTGTGCGTGAAGTTAAACGGACAAGAAAAGATAGACATAACACAACGCCTAAAACTTTAATGTCGGCAAACAATAGGTAGCCTACTTACCAAATATTGGAGAATGTCTTGTAACTGACAGCTTGTAATGTAGACGATTTCTGACGACAAAGCGGTTAATGCATCCAGGAAGTGTGCTCAGACTACACCTCTATCTCCATGGCATTGTTGATATGACACTACTACCTCGAAGCCCTTGCGCTTGGTTATTGTGCTATACGATATCGCCCTCTGCTGGATAGATGGCTTCTATACACACATTCTGCCACAAGAAGCCTCTGATGTTAGAGGGTTAGAGGTCTGTCTGAAGATAGCGCCTCAGAGGTTCTCAACTCTGGTCCTTAAggtctgtttttttatttaactccAACCATATATACCAAAagatattttcaaataacagTAATAACCTATAAAAACACTAACAACAAAACGAAAAGGCTACCAATAGTAATAATGAACAAGTATCAGAAAGTTaggtttttaaataaaatacataatttatagaattaaatatttatgaatAGATATGTAGAAGTTCAAATGTtctgtagcctacatttaacTTTAATATGCTTACTCACTGCCTAAAAGTAGCCAAAATAGTTGTTGtattttatatactttttttaattcaagatcCACATCCACCGATAAGAGTTTTAGGTTATAAGAACGTTTCCCTAACGTTCCCATTAagttataaaaatgtttttgaatgttctaGGAACGTTGAAATGTCCAGTTTGTGGAATGTTGTATTAACGTTCTCATTAGGTTCTAAGAACATTAAATAACGTTCTTATAAGGGTGTggagtatgatcaaataaaatattcctgttttctcctttaatacttgcttttgtttattgacatcttattctttcttaaaaaagctaaaaccacttttataattgacttttatatttatattacatttatatctaATACATAATTAGTTTAGTAGATTTTTCTTcagattgtaaaaaaataaatatatacacgaaaatagcatttaagtgtcattaagttgtctctggatatacaaattatgtatctgaagtttgagaaaaaagctgtatgactaatttgtaatgactaatacttttttaaatgtagtaacgtttttaaaacgttccactaacaatgtaagaataacgttttatagctaacgtttttagaacgttactcaatagcaaataacgttggcacaacgttctaataacgttactgcaagaacttttttgataactttgagagaactttTAGAGAACGTTAGCCaacgttctgagaacgttccctgttaCCTGCCTATATAAAAAGTCTTGTCTTTAAATTTGTCATTCGCAGGCAAAGCCAGTGTCAGTGCCTTGTCACTATTATCTTTGCTCTGCAATGTATTTTTCACTGAGAACGTGTGTGTGGTGTGAGAGCATGGCTTGTCGgacatagcaacagtaactaaaggGGGCTGGTCTTTGAGTAGGCCTACTGAAATGGTGaatcatttataatatatacCCATTGTCTTCAGCCATAAATGATGGAACATAGGAATTACAGTTGTTACAATGCCATTGGCTTAGTGTGTGAATTTAATCAGTGCAGTGACAGCAAATCAAAATCATCTGTTATACAACAGCAGCAGGGCCTAATGTGTGTTGTCattgacaaataaataaaaacacagtttatatttgttttgtttttttattatacatGCATTTATATAAGGCATGTACTTGAAATGACACAACATTTTGTGAATATCTTACATAAATAATCTATTTGGTCTGTGCTGCCTGGATTCGACTGCTTGTCCTTTACTTCAGTTGCTATGCGctgcttttttgggggggttgaCTCGTCCACACCTGCATTGTCCTGTTGAAGGAACAGAGATAATCCAGATTTAATGAGTGATTCTTATTTTAAGGACCACTTGCTTCTATCATTTTAATATGAGGGgtctgtttttttctgttttttttttttaattatgtgaTTAAAGTGTTTAATTCCTAAACCTAAGTAAAACTGAGAGATATGAGAGTCTAACCAGTGCTCTTTTCAGGGTCAGCTGGGTCCTGGGTTGAATGCTGCTCAGAGTCCTCTTTTTCAGAGTCCTCTTTTTCTTCATCTGTGGAGCTTGATAGTCGTGAAATTCCACACATAATGTTTGTTGAGTTGCCTGTTGAGGGAGCAGATGCATGTATAATCGTCCGATACTGGACAGATTTGTTCTTTTTAAATCTAAAGCTGTATTTTCTTGAAAAATTAAAGGATTTTAAATAGAGGACCTAGTAAACACAGTAGCATAGTTgaagttacttttttaaataaatcttaaaataagtaaatacaAGAGACAGAAGGAACTTACAGGAGCTCCTGTGTTCCAAATGGGTGCTGCCTGGAGAGACCTAGGTGGCTGTTGTGGGGAACACGGTGAAACAAGTGTTCTCTGTGGGGTCTTGGCAGGAACAGACACCTCATTTTGGATCTTCTCTTGCTTTTGATCCTGCTCCAACATTACCCTCCACTTCTCCCTCAGCTGCCTAGGGATTCTGAGGCTTGAGGCAGGCACAAGTACTGGGGCATTTTGTAAACGCTGCCTAAGGAGCTCTTTGCACCGCAGCTCAGGGTTTGTGACATGTATCCACTCAGAGCTCGTGTTAATAACTGATGTGCAACAGACAGGCTCTAACTTCAGGGAAGGGGCTAGAGGCTTCTGTTGCAGCAGCTCCTGTTTAGGTCTATCTAAAAACTTGCCTGGCATGGGAGCAAAAGGTGCCCTTAGAGGCTTGTTGGGCATAGGCTTTTTAAAAGAGGTCTTTTTTAGATCCTCAGTTATATGCTCAGAAGTCCCAAGTTGTCCACTTTGCTGGGACCCAGAAGGAACAGGTGCTCCCTGTGGCTTTTTTGGTTTTGACTTTCTCTGCTGCTCTGTGGCCTTTAGTGTGTCATCTGAGAAGTCTGAGTTCGGGACCTTTTCAGATGCATCACCCAGGGATGAGGTGAGGCCCTCCTGTTTGGATCTGGCTGGGACAGGTACTCCCTGGTTGGACCTGGTGGGCACAGGTGCTTCCTTCAGCTCAGACATCAATGCTTCAGGGATCTTTGGTTTTGGCCTGCACTCTACAATCTGTTCTGGAATGGGTGCTCTATGTGGCGAGCATGCAAGCACCTTTGAGACAGGTGCCCTCTGGAGAGACTTGGCAGGCTTGGCAGTTTCTAAAGAGGCCTCTTTTAAATGCTTAGTTAGGCAATCAGGGATCCTGAGTTTCCCTCTTTGTTGGGACCTCATGGGCACTTGTGGCTCCTGGCGGGACCCAGCAGGCACAGGTGCTCCCTGTGGCTTTTTCAAAGTCCACTTTCTCTTCTGATCTGCGGTACTGAAACCTGAGTACTGGACTTTCTCAGATGCACCAGTGAAGGACAGAGATGAGGTGAGGCCCTCCTTCTCAGAACTAGCTGGTGCAGATGCTCCCTGTGTGGACCTGGTGGCCACAGATGCTCCCTGTGTGGACCTGGCGGCCACAGATCCTCCCTGTGTGGACCTGACAGGCATAGACCCTCCCGGTGTGGCCCTGGCGGGCACAGGTGCTCCCTGTGTTCCCCAACACTTGCCTGAAATGAGGTCCCCATTCTCCTCAGGATACTCAGAGAGGGGATCGGAAACCTCCATAATTGCCCACCAACGCCCTGCAGCAAGGGCCGCCGTGAGCTCATCCGAGTATTCAGATGTCTGCTCTGTCTCAAAAATTGTGGGCATAGTTGACATGGTCATGTTGGAGAAAAATGATCTAGACATGAAAAATACTTTCTATAACTGTAAAAAAACtatgaaagaaagagaaaaggaaGCGATTAGTTGAATAAACATACAGTATACATACAATATCTGATATCAGTTGGTCAATGAAATATAAATTATCAACATTTACAATAAACTTGTTTAATCATTATTGGTTTCCATATCAGCCTCCCATTTTCACACAAACCGTCACGtgtagcatttatttatctaaatACAGTAAATCGAGACAATAACATCCAAGTTTAAGCAGATTGTTCCCTGCATTAAATTAAAACCAGTTTAAAAAGCATGGCATACTCACCACTCGCCGACTCGCTACAAAAAGCATAAGCCGTTGCACTCAACATTATACTCACCGAACGTTCTAAGGACTGATGCGGCGATCTGTGACGTTACAGGCGAACTCGATAGTTTATCAGTGAGGCCGGTTATTTAGATTTAAACTCAACATGCAATACAAATACAAAGAGtaagcattattattattattttttaattcatgaTTATCCATTCAAATACTTGTGCTGTTTCCTAACTATGTTTAGCATTTGCAGCTGGTACATAAACGAGAGAACAGCGGGTGGGCATACGTTTATTATTAAGCAGACCACTCAACAAACTCagtcaaatataaaaataaaagcacatTTCTGAAACAATATAAttctcaaaatatatattttctatttATCTATAACAACATTAGCAACATATCAGACGAGGAACGTAATTTCCCAAACA
It includes:
- the casp3a gene encoding caspase-3a; amino-acid sequence: MNGDCVDARREASTDAGSEGASGLQPMQVDAKPQSHVFKYSLNYPSIGHCVIINNKNFDPRTGMNQRNGTDVDAGNAMNVFRKLGYTVKVYNDQTVMQITQVLTAVSRDDHSRCASFVCVLLSHGDDGVFFGTDKSVELKSLTSLFRGDRCPSLVGKPKLFFIQACRGTDLDPGVETDHPSSDRPVRIPVEADFLYAYSTVPGYYSWRNTMTGSWFIQSLCEMIAKYGKELELLQIMTRVNHKVALDFESTSNMPDFDAKKQIPCIVSMLTKEMYFTA